A single window of Liolophura sinensis isolate JHLJ2023 chromosome 6, CUHK_Ljap_v2, whole genome shotgun sequence DNA harbors:
- the LOC135466186 gene encoding uncharacterized protein LOC135466186 isoform X2, with product MNFSMRRESLGQHWPMHTPTAGMDLARPQAVAAAAQAQAEAQVQASSTTDGFQLNCSSYETDVTAGGFLTPNTPSQHIGTSQGNLSNAQQQQQQQNSLSSDTLHFISQPLHNQSSTPSPGNGSPLVQAQPQVINPLASNHMQYLQGRRSASPATGQHYASSSSPLVSRALTPSQSPITIQTNVGSPMFPHSIAPNQTVINNVKVSRSVTPGHTSSVTPSSGVNINTFQLQTSMQPPMQVANAMQVQGILQTPTSAAQTQFTTSGGQQFIQQKTVVPNIVQTQPQQILHSQPAQTVIQNLQNQNLLQAIQQNPGLLQNMNFSTAVSSAQQVKSSASGVNVFSAVPGSVQNTVGLQGTIIQTAQGKSILIPNQLQGQQIAVAGLQNLQPIAVRPPVNLTQQPSGSGITTIQGTTSNPVSQPQISVLNINPQGQQIVIQRAPGPGQPQNIILRTLQPNFIQLQTAAGQPSQISTSQSPILSQISQTPQSQGSIPLQPLLSSSQGQQINLLNQAGQLQVGPQGTVTLNIGNQNVNLPQVPSAGSFQPTQLQAHSQRSLSNQPTLQPSATSLPVISQYSIQPSQSAPQTSNVPSQQKPSKKPNKKAQAAANKAQQLAAATAGSQPGVQIIQAAGQGVLGRQTVLQPQQTQSQHVINNTGHKDNVLVGKAQSLTNIIQTVPNPGLTQFSNSAGVNVSSLSYSTANTTPVTTTVSHSSGQTMSHVSLANSDYSAPLTSSSVLTSPQVTVVNGATGADQALLTNQVNFVSQTLQAGPLTQSGQQAQVVVGGQQQQSAVQLQSIQLSSQDQLALHRIQQEIKTLLERKQHTPEEKFKMQQLRVLHGRILNKGRQQHLNSQQSVNAGQITIGQPQPPTQQSVTDQQPSHGQTTNLQVGLGHKMIIPQVPNSAGTQTVQVAPRPAQSVISVAGNIPHVIGPNQTVVKLDTVKPGTVIPGQVVGSKTVLANQVLVPAVPANAPPGKLPISASPAVPTQVKIGSHVVTLNLTPQLKEKLLSQLAKMTPEQQQQFYRYQYNVIQRLQQQHQIQQQIQAAQLRKQQIKPADSKIPTTVQLVEKPGLAKLSDNLQSPSRGVKRPAATEIPKGSMIHQQLSKDQDKAVKPDAKIPFKSVKDACQRLLRYHVFQSHGPSKREFKKVDGLFDQVSQELLRKRDQMFAKYQLLLLEESMREKSTAEMVMIERVLNQDLTDVIEEEKKQVEQDPDSFEAMPAKYLKPAVEEVKDDGSEEEGSAASPTVKMEVTGSETPVDVEHGSSPENPLDSAKSPVRSVMSNGGFKLVIRKNHFCSPRAEELTEKKALDSSAEKKYELPPDQVVAPTVDLVPKAETEIQSTVLKSEKVSPSHIMVPQIKTEPEFEFNPVDSIQEVPETPFKAFSGENHPHDMFFGDSDACSPEADNGGFSLHTNTFPKSEPAAVIKEESFPLVCNSGIEDISGDNETLPDLEEQSSLPTNETVNSAGSARSRCNSETDAALEGLLNCSNADNMDGYQFDPDDFKPMGNQSEVSADQFDISDPFDENGDFFGYGSEYCNQTNNMNMSTTNHLPTVSDASHPIQHSKMNGTDGEGQGNGQPFSLVGQYEAISPVSDRSGGFNDELVMTGGGQGRTVAGQMMGNPHSPEGFASFFESAQADHSNGVLPPRVSSSRTGSLSVFTDSGGVSNIGGSTEIESAVDSIMDFGGGDQLYSPMIANNHGRVQNSQPSPQTLSRATERPQDLKSHPDKAAHYNLVSNSPIDFDINGGGDSLEHQGEFMFSKEQHDSGGTGHGSNPVFKEQMESAINSILSPSVSDNQDSPFPMDRYTYSQFNNYASPHEAVQQSHSTETSGEVSSQGQHGVEDDLDAAINSILI from the exons ATGAATTTCTCGATGCGGAGGGAGAGTCTGGGCCAACA TTGGCCCATGCACACTCCCACTGCAGGAATGGACTTG GCCCGACCCCAGGCAGTGGCTGCAGCTGCTCAGGCTCAGGCCGAGGCTCAGGTACAGGCGTCCTCGACCACTGATGGCTTCCAGCTCAACTGTTCATCATATGAGACTGACGTTACGGCAGGGGGCTTCCTCACACCCAACACACCTAGCCAACACATAGGGACATCTCAAGGAAACCTGAGCAATGCccaacagcagcaacaacaacagaattCACTGTCTTCAGACACCCTTCATTTCATCTCGCAGCCTCTTCATAACCAGTCCTCTACTCCGAGTCCTGG AAATGGATCCCCTCTTGTTCAAGCCCAGCCCCAGGTGATCAACCCCCTGGCCAGTAACCACATGCAGTATCTGCAAGGTAGGAGGAGTGCTAGTCCAGCTACTGGTCAGCACTATGCCAGTTCCAGCTCTCCACTGGTGTCACGTGCTCTCACACCCAGCCAGAGCCCCATCACCATCCAGACTAATGTGGGCTCCCCAATGTTCCCTCACTCCATAGCTCCTAACCAAACTGTGATTAATAACGTCAAAGTCAGCCGATCAGTCACACCAGGTCACACCTCCAGTGTAACCCCAAGCAGTGGCGTCAACATCAACACATTCCAGCTCCAGACCTCTATGCAGCCCCCGATGCAGGTTGCGAATGCCATGCAGGTACAAGGTATCCTCCAGACGCCTACCTCGGCTGCGCAGACTCAGTTCACCACATCTGGGGGCCAACAGTTCATCCAGCAGAAGACAGTGGTCCCGAACATAGTACAGACCCAGCCTCAGCAGATCCTCCATTCCCAACCAGCTCAAACAGTCATTCAAAATTTACAGAACCAAAACCTGCTGCAGGCTATTCAGCAAAATCCAGGGCTTCTGCAAAACATGAATTTTAGtactgctgtgagttcagctcaacAAGTGAAGTCCTCCGCGTCAGGCGTGAATGTGTTTTCTGCCGTTCCAGGTTCAGTGCAAAATACGGTGGGCCTACAGGGTACGATCATACAGACTGCTCAAGGGAAAAGCATCCTGATTCCTAATCAGCTACAGGGACAGCAAATAGCTGTGGCAGGTCTACAGAACTTACAACCTATAGCTGTGAGACCTCCTGTGAATTTAACCCAACAGCCTAGTGGAAGTGGGATTACCACGATACAGGGCACAACATCAAACCCTGTCAGTCAGCCGCAGATAAGTGTTCTCAATATTAACCCACAAGGCCAGCAAATAGTTATACAGCGAGCCCCTGGGCCTGGGCAGCCACAAAATATCATTCTGAGAACACTTCAGCCTAATTTCATTCAGTTACAGACTGCAGCTGGTCAACCCTCGCAGATATCTACCTCCCAAAGCCCAATCCTTTCCCAGATTTCTCAAACTCCACAGAGTCAAGGCAGCATTCCATTGCAGCCACTGTTGAGCTCTAGTCAGGGACAGCAGATCAATTTACTTAACCAGGCTGGCCAGCTGCAGGTTGGACCACAAGGTACAGTGACACTGAATATTGGCAACCAAAAtgtcaatttaccacaggtCCCCTCAGCTGGCTCGTTCCAGCCTACCCAGCTGCAGGCCCATTCACAACGATCCTTGTCAAATCAGCCCACACTGCAGCCTTCAGCAACCTCTCTTCCTGTGATATCTCAGTACTCTATTCAGCCTTCCCAGTCTGCTCCCCAAACTTCTAATGTACCTTCTCAGCAAAAGCCATCTAAAAAACCTAACAAAAAGGCTCAGGCTGCAGCCAATAAGGCGCAGCAGTTGGCGGCAGCAACTGCCGGTAGTCAACCTGGTGTACAGATTATTCAGGCTGCTGGTCAAGGTGTTCTAGGGCGACAAACTGTGTTACAACCTCAGCAGACCCAATCACAACATGTTATTAATAACACTGGTCACAAAGATAATGTTCTAGTCGGAAAAGCTCAATCCCTTACAAACATCATACAGACAGTACCAAATCCAGGCTTAACTCAGTTCTCGAATTCTGCTGGTGTGAATGTGTCGTCCTTGAGTTACAGCACGGCCAACACTACACCTGTCACAACTACTGTCTCTCATTCCTCTGGTCAAACCATGTCACATGTCAGTCTAGCTAACAGTGATTACAGTGCCCCACTGACGTCATCCTCTGTGCTAACCTCCCCACAAGTTACTGTAGTGAACGGTGCCACGGGGGCTGACCAAGCCTTACTCACCAACCAGGTGAACTTTGTGTCTCAGACTCTACAGGCGGGTCCACTAACCCAGTCTGGTCAGCAAGCCCAAGTGGTGGTCGGTGGTCAGCAGCAACAGTCAGCTGTCCAGCTTCAGAGCATCCAGTTATCCTCACAAGATCAACTGGCCTTGCACAGAATCCAGCAAGAGATCAAGACGCTGCTGGAACGCAAACAACACACACCAGaggaaaaatttaaaatgcagcAACTTCGTGTTCTTCATGGCAGAATATTGAATAAAGGGAGACAACAacatttgaactcacagcaaagtGTCAACGCAGGGCAGATAACTATTGGTCAGCCACAACCTCCTACTCAACAGTCAGTTACAGATCAACAACCCAGTCATGGCCAAACTACTAATTTACAAGTTGGTTTGGGACATAAAATGATCATTCCACAAGTTCCTAATTCAGCTGGAACACAAACTGTGCAGGTGGCCCCTAGACCTGCTCAGAGCGTGATCAGTGTAGCTGGGAATATACCACATGTGATTGGGCCTAATCAAACAGTTGTTAAGCTAGATACTGTTAAACCTGGCACTGTTATACCAGGTCAGGTTGTGGGATCCAAAACTGTATTAGCCAATCAGGTACTGGTTCCAGCAGTACCTGCTAATGCACCTCCAGGGAAGCTGCCCATCTCTGCCTCGCCAGCAGTGCCTACACAAGTGAAG ATTGGAAGTCATGTGGTGACGTTGAATTTGACACCTCAGCTCAAAGAGAAGTTACTTTCCCAGTTGGCCAAAATGACACCAgaacaacagcagcagttttacagataccagtataatgtgataCAGAGattacaacaacagcaccagATACAGCAGCAGATCCAAGCAGCACAACTCCGTAAACAGCAGATAAAACCTGCCGATAGCAAAATACCCACCACAGTTCAG CTTGTGGAAAAGCCTGGGCTTGCAAAACTGTCTGATAACTTGCAATCTCCAAGTCGAGGAGTCAAAAGACCAGCTGCCACTGAAATACCAAAGGGATCCAT GATACACCAGCAGTTAAGTAAAGACCAAGACAAAGCTGTCAAACCAGATGCCAAGATCCCCTTTAAGTCTGTGAAAGATGCCTGCCAGCGACTTCTGCGTTATCATGTGTTCCAGTCCCATGGTCCATCCAAAAGAGAATTCAAAAAAG TTGATGGCTTGTTTGACCAAGTGTCACAAGAGCTGCTGAGAAAAAGAGACCAAATGTTTGCTAAATATCAGCTTTTGTTACTGGAGGAAAGCATG AGAGAAAAGTCCACTGCGGAAATGGTGATGATTGAGCGTGTGCTGAACCAGGACCTCACTGATGTGATAGAAGAAGAGAAGAAACAGGTGGAGCAAGATCCAG ATTCATTTGAGGCAATGCCAGCCAAGTATCTGAAGCCTGCTGTAGAAGAGGTGAAAGATGATGGATCAGAAGAGGAAGGGTCGGCAGCAAGTCCCACTGTGAAGATGGAGGTGACAGGTAGTGAGACACCTGTAGATGTAGAGCACGGCTCTTCCCCAGAGAACCCACTAGACTCTGCCAAGTCACCAGTGCGTTCCGTCATGTCCAACGGTGGCTTTAAGCTTGTGATACGTAAGAATCATTTCTGTAGCCCACGTGCAGAGGAGCTGACAGAAAAGAAAGCACTGGACAGTTCGGCAGAGAAAAAGTATGAGCTGCCACCAGATCAGGTGGTGGCTCCGACTGTTGACCTGGTACCCAAGGCAGAGACAGAAATACAGTCAACAGTATTAAAGTCAGAAAAAGTTAGCCCAAGTCATATTATGGTTCCCCAGATTAAAACAGAGCCAGAGTTTGAGTTTAATCCAGTAGACAGTATACAGGAAGTCCCCGAAACGCCATTCAAAGCATTCTCAGGAGAGAATCACCCCCATGACATGTTTTTCGGGGACTCCGATGCTTGTTCTCCAGAAGCAGACAATGGTGGTTTCTCCTTACACACCAACACGTTTCCAAAGAGTGAGCCAGCGGCTGTGATCAAAGAAGAATCATTTCCTTTAGTGTGTAATTCTGGTATTGAAGATATATCTGGTGATAATGAAACTTTACCTGATCTCGAAGAGCAATCAAGTCTTCCTACAAACGAAACTGTGAATTCTGCTGGTAGTGCTAGGTCTCGGTGTAACTCGGAGACAGATGCTGCTTTAGAAGGACTTCTCAACTGCTCGAACGCTGACAACATGGACGGTTACCAGTTTGATCCAGATGACTTCAAGCCAATGGGCAATCAGAGTGAGGTGTCCGCTGATCAGTTTGACATCAGCGATCCGTTTGATGAAAATGGTGACTTTTTTGGGTATGGTAGTGAATACTGTAATCAGACAAACAATATGAACATGTCCACCACCAATCATTTACCCACTGTTAGTGATGCCTCACATCCCATTCAGCACAGCAAAATGAATGGTACTGATGGTGAAGGGCAAGGCAATGGTCAACCGTTCAGCCTTGTCGGTCAGTATGAGGCTATTAGTCCAGTCAGTGACCGTAGTGGAGGCTTCAATGACGAGTTAGTAATGACAGGTGGGGGTCAGGGTAGAACAGTCGCGGGTCAGATGATGGGAAACCCACACAGCCCTGAGGGCTTTGCTTCATTCTTTGAATCAGCTCAGGCTGACCATAGCAATGGTGTTTTGCCGCCTAGAGTAAGCTCCAGTCGGACAGGCTCGCTCAGTGTGTTCACAGACAGTGGTGGAGTATCCAACATTGGTGGGTCCACCGAGATAGAATCTGCAGTTGATTCCATCATGGATTTTGGGGGTGGAGATCAGCTGTATTCCCCAATGATAGCAAACAATCACGGGCGTGTTCAGAACTCCCAACCCTCTCCCCAAACACTATCCAGGGCCACGGAAAGACCACAGGATCTCAAATCTCATCCAGATAAG
- the LOC135466186 gene encoding uncharacterized protein LOC135466186 isoform X1, producing MVPSEMEDGLCLLDVIGDPNLLNEFLDAEGESGPTARPQAVAAAAQAQAEAQVQASSTTDGFQLNCSSYETDVTAGGFLTPNTPSQHIGTSQGNLSNAQQQQQQQNSLSSDTLHFISQPLHNQSSTPSPGNGSPLVQAQPQVINPLASNHMQYLQGRRSASPATGQHYASSSSPLVSRALTPSQSPITIQTNVGSPMFPHSIAPNQTVINNVKVSRSVTPGHTSSVTPSSGVNINTFQLQTSMQPPMQVANAMQVQGILQTPTSAAQTQFTTSGGQQFIQQKTVVPNIVQTQPQQILHSQPAQTVIQNLQNQNLLQAIQQNPGLLQNMNFSTAVSSAQQVKSSASGVNVFSAVPGSVQNTVGLQGTIIQTAQGKSILIPNQLQGQQIAVAGLQNLQPIAVRPPVNLTQQPSGSGITTIQGTTSNPVSQPQISVLNINPQGQQIVIQRAPGPGQPQNIILRTLQPNFIQLQTAAGQPSQISTSQSPILSQISQTPQSQGSIPLQPLLSSSQGQQINLLNQAGQLQVGPQGTVTLNIGNQNVNLPQVPSAGSFQPTQLQAHSQRSLSNQPTLQPSATSLPVISQYSIQPSQSAPQTSNVPSQQKPSKKPNKKAQAAANKAQQLAAATAGSQPGVQIIQAAGQGVLGRQTVLQPQQTQSQHVINNTGHKDNVLVGKAQSLTNIIQTVPNPGLTQFSNSAGVNVSSLSYSTANTTPVTTTVSHSSGQTMSHVSLANSDYSAPLTSSSVLTSPQVTVVNGATGADQALLTNQVNFVSQTLQAGPLTQSGQQAQVVVGGQQQQSAVQLQSIQLSSQDQLALHRIQQEIKTLLERKQHTPEEKFKMQQLRVLHGRILNKGRQQHLNSQQSVNAGQITIGQPQPPTQQSVTDQQPSHGQTTNLQVGLGHKMIIPQVPNSAGTQTVQVAPRPAQSVISVAGNIPHVIGPNQTVVKLDTVKPGTVIPGQVVGSKTVLANQVLVPAVPANAPPGKLPISASPAVPTQVKIGSHVVTLNLTPQLKEKLLSQLAKMTPEQQQQFYRYQYNVIQRLQQQHQIQQQIQAAQLRKQQIKPADSKIPTTVQLVEKPGLAKLSDNLQSPSRGVKRPAATEIPKGSMIHQQLSKDQDKAVKPDAKIPFKSVKDACQRLLRYHVFQSHGPSKREFKKVDGLFDQVSQELLRKRDQMFAKYQLLLLEESMREKSTAEMVMIERVLNQDLTDVIEEEKKQVEQDPDSFEAMPAKYLKPAVEEVKDDGSEEEGSAASPTVKMEVTGSETPVDVEHGSSPENPLDSAKSPVRSVMSNGGFKLVIRKNHFCSPRAEELTEKKALDSSAEKKYELPPDQVVAPTVDLVPKAETEIQSTVLKSEKVSPSHIMVPQIKTEPEFEFNPVDSIQEVPETPFKAFSGENHPHDMFFGDSDACSPEADNGGFSLHTNTFPKSEPAAVIKEESFPLVCNSGIEDISGDNETLPDLEEQSSLPTNETVNSAGSARSRCNSETDAALEGLLNCSNADNMDGYQFDPDDFKPMGNQSEVSADQFDISDPFDENGDFFGYGSEYCNQTNNMNMSTTNHLPTVSDASHPIQHSKMNGTDGEGQGNGQPFSLVGQYEAISPVSDRSGGFNDELVMTGGGQGRTVAGQMMGNPHSPEGFASFFESAQADHSNGVLPPRVSSSRTGSLSVFTDSGGVSNIGGSTEIESAVDSIMDFGGGDQLYSPMIANNHGRVQNSQPSPQTLSRATERPQDLKSHPDKAAHYNLVSNSPIDFDINGGGDSLEHQGEFMFSKEQHDSGGTGHGSNPVFKEQMESAINSILSPSVSDNQDSPFPMDRYTYSQFNNYASPHEAVQQSHSTETSGEVSSQGQHGVEDDLDAAINSILI from the exons ATGG ttccCAGTGAAATGGAGGATGGCCTGTGCTTACTAGATGTCATAGG GGACCCTAACCTGTTAAATGAATTTCTCGATGCGGAGGGAGAGTCTGGGCCAACA GCCCGACCCCAGGCAGTGGCTGCAGCTGCTCAGGCTCAGGCCGAGGCTCAGGTACAGGCGTCCTCGACCACTGATGGCTTCCAGCTCAACTGTTCATCATATGAGACTGACGTTACGGCAGGGGGCTTCCTCACACCCAACACACCTAGCCAACACATAGGGACATCTCAAGGAAACCTGAGCAATGCccaacagcagcaacaacaacagaattCACTGTCTTCAGACACCCTTCATTTCATCTCGCAGCCTCTTCATAACCAGTCCTCTACTCCGAGTCCTGG AAATGGATCCCCTCTTGTTCAAGCCCAGCCCCAGGTGATCAACCCCCTGGCCAGTAACCACATGCAGTATCTGCAAGGTAGGAGGAGTGCTAGTCCAGCTACTGGTCAGCACTATGCCAGTTCCAGCTCTCCACTGGTGTCACGTGCTCTCACACCCAGCCAGAGCCCCATCACCATCCAGACTAATGTGGGCTCCCCAATGTTCCCTCACTCCATAGCTCCTAACCAAACTGTGATTAATAACGTCAAAGTCAGCCGATCAGTCACACCAGGTCACACCTCCAGTGTAACCCCAAGCAGTGGCGTCAACATCAACACATTCCAGCTCCAGACCTCTATGCAGCCCCCGATGCAGGTTGCGAATGCCATGCAGGTACAAGGTATCCTCCAGACGCCTACCTCGGCTGCGCAGACTCAGTTCACCACATCTGGGGGCCAACAGTTCATCCAGCAGAAGACAGTGGTCCCGAACATAGTACAGACCCAGCCTCAGCAGATCCTCCATTCCCAACCAGCTCAAACAGTCATTCAAAATTTACAGAACCAAAACCTGCTGCAGGCTATTCAGCAAAATCCAGGGCTTCTGCAAAACATGAATTTTAGtactgctgtgagttcagctcaacAAGTGAAGTCCTCCGCGTCAGGCGTGAATGTGTTTTCTGCCGTTCCAGGTTCAGTGCAAAATACGGTGGGCCTACAGGGTACGATCATACAGACTGCTCAAGGGAAAAGCATCCTGATTCCTAATCAGCTACAGGGACAGCAAATAGCTGTGGCAGGTCTACAGAACTTACAACCTATAGCTGTGAGACCTCCTGTGAATTTAACCCAACAGCCTAGTGGAAGTGGGATTACCACGATACAGGGCACAACATCAAACCCTGTCAGTCAGCCGCAGATAAGTGTTCTCAATATTAACCCACAAGGCCAGCAAATAGTTATACAGCGAGCCCCTGGGCCTGGGCAGCCACAAAATATCATTCTGAGAACACTTCAGCCTAATTTCATTCAGTTACAGACTGCAGCTGGTCAACCCTCGCAGATATCTACCTCCCAAAGCCCAATCCTTTCCCAGATTTCTCAAACTCCACAGAGTCAAGGCAGCATTCCATTGCAGCCACTGTTGAGCTCTAGTCAGGGACAGCAGATCAATTTACTTAACCAGGCTGGCCAGCTGCAGGTTGGACCACAAGGTACAGTGACACTGAATATTGGCAACCAAAAtgtcaatttaccacaggtCCCCTCAGCTGGCTCGTTCCAGCCTACCCAGCTGCAGGCCCATTCACAACGATCCTTGTCAAATCAGCCCACACTGCAGCCTTCAGCAACCTCTCTTCCTGTGATATCTCAGTACTCTATTCAGCCTTCCCAGTCTGCTCCCCAAACTTCTAATGTACCTTCTCAGCAAAAGCCATCTAAAAAACCTAACAAAAAGGCTCAGGCTGCAGCCAATAAGGCGCAGCAGTTGGCGGCAGCAACTGCCGGTAGTCAACCTGGTGTACAGATTATTCAGGCTGCTGGTCAAGGTGTTCTAGGGCGACAAACTGTGTTACAACCTCAGCAGACCCAATCACAACATGTTATTAATAACACTGGTCACAAAGATAATGTTCTAGTCGGAAAAGCTCAATCCCTTACAAACATCATACAGACAGTACCAAATCCAGGCTTAACTCAGTTCTCGAATTCTGCTGGTGTGAATGTGTCGTCCTTGAGTTACAGCACGGCCAACACTACACCTGTCACAACTACTGTCTCTCATTCCTCTGGTCAAACCATGTCACATGTCAGTCTAGCTAACAGTGATTACAGTGCCCCACTGACGTCATCCTCTGTGCTAACCTCCCCACAAGTTACTGTAGTGAACGGTGCCACGGGGGCTGACCAAGCCTTACTCACCAACCAGGTGAACTTTGTGTCTCAGACTCTACAGGCGGGTCCACTAACCCAGTCTGGTCAGCAAGCCCAAGTGGTGGTCGGTGGTCAGCAGCAACAGTCAGCTGTCCAGCTTCAGAGCATCCAGTTATCCTCACAAGATCAACTGGCCTTGCACAGAATCCAGCAAGAGATCAAGACGCTGCTGGAACGCAAACAACACACACCAGaggaaaaatttaaaatgcagcAACTTCGTGTTCTTCATGGCAGAATATTGAATAAAGGGAGACAACAacatttgaactcacagcaaagtGTCAACGCAGGGCAGATAACTATTGGTCAGCCACAACCTCCTACTCAACAGTCAGTTACAGATCAACAACCCAGTCATGGCCAAACTACTAATTTACAAGTTGGTTTGGGACATAAAATGATCATTCCACAAGTTCCTAATTCAGCTGGAACACAAACTGTGCAGGTGGCCCCTAGACCTGCTCAGAGCGTGATCAGTGTAGCTGGGAATATACCACATGTGATTGGGCCTAATCAAACAGTTGTTAAGCTAGATACTGTTAAACCTGGCACTGTTATACCAGGTCAGGTTGTGGGATCCAAAACTGTATTAGCCAATCAGGTACTGGTTCCAGCAGTACCTGCTAATGCACCTCCAGGGAAGCTGCCCATCTCTGCCTCGCCAGCAGTGCCTACACAAGTGAAG ATTGGAAGTCATGTGGTGACGTTGAATTTGACACCTCAGCTCAAAGAGAAGTTACTTTCCCAGTTGGCCAAAATGACACCAgaacaacagcagcagttttacagataccagtataatgtgataCAGAGattacaacaacagcaccagATACAGCAGCAGATCCAAGCAGCACAACTCCGTAAACAGCAGATAAAACCTGCCGATAGCAAAATACCCACCACAGTTCAG CTTGTGGAAAAGCCTGGGCTTGCAAAACTGTCTGATAACTTGCAATCTCCAAGTCGAGGAGTCAAAAGACCAGCTGCCACTGAAATACCAAAGGGATCCAT GATACACCAGCAGTTAAGTAAAGACCAAGACAAAGCTGTCAAACCAGATGCCAAGATCCCCTTTAAGTCTGTGAAAGATGCCTGCCAGCGACTTCTGCGTTATCATGTGTTCCAGTCCCATGGTCCATCCAAAAGAGAATTCAAAAAAG TTGATGGCTTGTTTGACCAAGTGTCACAAGAGCTGCTGAGAAAAAGAGACCAAATGTTTGCTAAATATCAGCTTTTGTTACTGGAGGAAAGCATG AGAGAAAAGTCCACTGCGGAAATGGTGATGATTGAGCGTGTGCTGAACCAGGACCTCACTGATGTGATAGAAGAAGAGAAGAAACAGGTGGAGCAAGATCCAG ATTCATTTGAGGCAATGCCAGCCAAGTATCTGAAGCCTGCTGTAGAAGAGGTGAAAGATGATGGATCAGAAGAGGAAGGGTCGGCAGCAAGTCCCACTGTGAAGATGGAGGTGACAGGTAGTGAGACACCTGTAGATGTAGAGCACGGCTCTTCCCCAGAGAACCCACTAGACTCTGCCAAGTCACCAGTGCGTTCCGTCATGTCCAACGGTGGCTTTAAGCTTGTGATACGTAAGAATCATTTCTGTAGCCCACGTGCAGAGGAGCTGACAGAAAAGAAAGCACTGGACAGTTCGGCAGAGAAAAAGTATGAGCTGCCACCAGATCAGGTGGTGGCTCCGACTGTTGACCTGGTACCCAAGGCAGAGACAGAAATACAGTCAACAGTATTAAAGTCAGAAAAAGTTAGCCCAAGTCATATTATGGTTCCCCAGATTAAAACAGAGCCAGAGTTTGAGTTTAATCCAGTAGACAGTATACAGGAAGTCCCCGAAACGCCATTCAAAGCATTCTCAGGAGAGAATCACCCCCATGACATGTTTTTCGGGGACTCCGATGCTTGTTCTCCAGAAGCAGACAATGGTGGTTTCTCCTTACACACCAACACGTTTCCAAAGAGTGAGCCAGCGGCTGTGATCAAAGAAGAATCATTTCCTTTAGTGTGTAATTCTGGTATTGAAGATATATCTGGTGATAATGAAACTTTACCTGATCTCGAAGAGCAATCAAGTCTTCCTACAAACGAAACTGTGAATTCTGCTGGTAGTGCTAGGTCTCGGTGTAACTCGGAGACAGATGCTGCTTTAGAAGGACTTCTCAACTGCTCGAACGCTGACAACATGGACGGTTACCAGTTTGATCCAGATGACTTCAAGCCAATGGGCAATCAGAGTGAGGTGTCCGCTGATCAGTTTGACATCAGCGATCCGTTTGATGAAAATGGTGACTTTTTTGGGTATGGTAGTGAATACTGTAATCAGACAAACAATATGAACATGTCCACCACCAATCATTTACCCACTGTTAGTGATGCCTCACATCCCATTCAGCACAGCAAAATGAATGGTACTGATGGTGAAGGGCAAGGCAATGGTCAACCGTTCAGCCTTGTCGGTCAGTATGAGGCTATTAGTCCAGTCAGTGACCGTAGTGGAGGCTTCAATGACGAGTTAGTAATGACAGGTGGGGGTCAGGGTAGAACAGTCGCGGGTCAGATGATGGGAAACCCACACAGCCCTGAGGGCTTTGCTTCATTCTTTGAATCAGCTCAGGCTGACCATAGCAATGGTGTTTTGCCGCCTAGAGTAAGCTCCAGTCGGACAGGCTCGCTCAGTGTGTTCACAGACAGTGGTGGAGTATCCAACATTGGTGGGTCCACCGAGATAGAATCTGCAGTTGATTCCATCATGGATTTTGGGGGTGGAGATCAGCTGTATTCCCCAATGATAGCAAACAATCACGGGCGTGTTCAGAACTCCCAACCCTCTCCCCAAACACTATCCAGGGCCACGGAAAGACCACAGGATCTCAAATCTCATCCAGATAAG